One part of the Algibacter sp. L1A34 genome encodes these proteins:
- a CDS encoding CRTAC1 family protein: MLKKILKFTGIVILLLVVLILGFFWRDSVSDKYDITIEDSKIPLFEDVVIDFKHQYNGDKSLPIAPSALIDIDNDNIDEVFFGGGMFQEDAIFAYRDNKFVDISSEVNLQKKGNTLTTVGVVSADFDNNGFTDIILGREDGLTIYYNTNGKFTAKKIDTPINEKSTPAGLTVGDIDKDGDLDIFMATYLKKELMEGQTIFEDYTYGSTSELLLNTGNENFVSITKQAGLDYVHNTFQGVLVDIDNDSWLDLVVVHDTGEARTYRNNGDLTYTMKPNPLTKKFAYPMGLAVGDYNNDGLVDFMFSNTGSTLPRALAKGDIKDASLFNEKWILFRNDGDFKFTDTAEETKIADYEFSWGCTFADMNNDGLQDLMVAENYVDFAPNKLFKLPSRFLVQKEDGTFAPTEEKSGVVNPYYAITSLVSDFNQDGYLDMIWVNIDSPSLAYINKGGTNNYLQVDLGESVNAQGAKVTVTTPTKTLTDWLVSGEGLASDQTALLQFGLGKESTVLNVKVLLADNREISLDNPKINSIIDLKSQVKVQVAQEIDVDTETIEESK; the protein is encoded by the coding sequence ATGCTTAAAAAAATTCTAAAATTCACAGGAATAGTAATCCTTTTACTGGTTGTACTCATTCTTGGTTTTTTCTGGCGCGATTCAGTTTCAGATAAATACGACATCACAATAGAAGATAGTAAAATCCCTTTATTCGAGGACGTTGTAATCGATTTTAAACATCAATATAATGGCGATAAATCGTTACCAATTGCACCTTCAGCTTTAATAGATATTGATAACGATAATATAGATGAAGTCTTTTTTGGAGGCGGTATGTTTCAAGAAGACGCCATTTTTGCTTATCGAGATAATAAGTTTGTCGATATTTCTTCCGAAGTTAATTTACAGAAAAAAGGAAACACTTTAACCACGGTTGGTGTCGTTTCTGCCGATTTTGATAACAACGGATTTACAGATATTATACTTGGTAGAGAAGATGGGTTAACAATCTATTATAATACCAATGGAAAATTTACCGCTAAAAAGATTGACACACCTATAAACGAAAAATCAACACCTGCGGGATTAACGGTTGGAGATATTGATAAAGATGGTGATTTAGATATTTTTATGGCAACCTACCTTAAAAAAGAGTTAATGGAAGGTCAAACCATTTTTGAAGATTATACTTATGGTTCTACAAGTGAATTACTTTTAAATACTGGAAACGAAAACTTTGTAAGTATTACTAAACAAGCTGGCTTAGACTATGTTCATAATACGTTTCAAGGTGTATTGGTCGATATTGATAACGATTCTTGGTTAGATTTAGTTGTGGTACATGATACCGGTGAAGCAAGAACGTATAGAAATAATGGAGACCTAACATACACTATGAAGCCAAACCCATTAACCAAAAAATTTGCCTACCCAATGGGATTAGCAGTTGGTGATTATAATAATGATGGTTTGGTAGATTTTATGTTTTCTAATACAGGAAGTACGTTACCAAGAGCTTTAGCTAAAGGTGATATAAAAGATGCATCTTTATTTAATGAAAAATGGATTCTGTTTAGAAATGATGGCGATTTTAAATTTACAGATACAGCCGAAGAAACTAAAATTGCAGATTATGAATTTTCTTGGGGATGTACTTTCGCAGATATGAATAACGACGGTTTACAAGATTTAATGGTAGCTGAAAATTATGTGGATTTTGCACCTAATAAACTATTTAAGTTACCTAGTAGATTTTTAGTTCAGAAGGAAGATGGCACGTTTGCACCAACCGAAGAAAAAAGTGGTGTTGTTAACCCATATTACGCTATAACATCATTAGTAAGTGATTTTAATCAAGATGGTTATTTAGACATGATTTGGGTAAATATCGATTCGCCATCTTTAGCCTACATCAATAAAGGCGGAACTAATAATTATCTACAAGTAGATTTGGGAGAATCTGTAAATGCACAAGGAGCAAAAGTAACAGTAACTACGCCAACAAAAACGTTAACCGATTGGTTGGTAAGTGGAGAAGGTTTAGCTAGTGATCAAACGGCATTACTTCAATTTGGATTAGGTAAAGAATCTACTGTTCTGAATGTAAAAGTCCTTTTGGCAGACAACAGGGAAATTAGTCTTGATAACCCAAAAATTAACTCGATTATAGATTTAAAATCGCAGGTTAAAGTTCAAGTTGCTCAAGAAATAGATGTAGATACAGAAACAATCGAAGAAAGTAAGTAA
- a CDS encoding metallophosphatase: protein MSILKSFRKNILYFFLLTVSIVLGQKNDKSIYLIANTGTANDTNVLDEIIKDSKTSENSILLLLGNSVNDNDSSKDFEQNILSQLDKLSLFNGEAYFMPGKNEWVINGHKGVQSIENHIQKNSNSKFYPDDGEAIKHKDISENIVLITVDTQWFLEDWDKHSYINDDSEIKNRTLFFLEFENRIKKAYGKTILVALHHPIETNTKQGLLSNVGGVRSHDFQNKKYRKLRNRLKTIAQAAGNIIFISGKDKNLQYIDKGIPQIISGAVGKTKNISNVSEGDFGLAENGFAKLEIGDNGAAQVKFYTVKKGVSTEVFTSKILEGDEDDSQINHSFEETFPKTQSASIYTEEAIDKSSFYKTVWGEHYRPFYGTNVNVPVVLLDTLMGGLSPIKRGGGQQSKSLRLEDKNGKQFVMRAIKKSTAKFLQANAFPNTFIENSLDDTTIDKFLSDFYTTSNPYAAFAIGGLSSAVGVNHTNPILYYIPKQKTLGTFNEDFGDELYMIEEHVGSTQAGLESFGNPKQILSTADVLQEIHRSGKSVVDEPSYIKARLFDMLLGDWDRHEDQWRWAYYDDEDGTSHCEPIPRDRDQAFSKYDGALISFLTRSIPALRKMQSYDEEIRSVKWLASSPYHLDLMLVNSSGWDEWEKQAQHIQEHLTDEDVEKAFEAFPLEVRGEVIDDIKVKLKGRRSNLVKIAKAYYEYLNKFKVIVGTQKTDTFSITRLPNGDTAIKIDRKDMGLLNRTFSHDITKEIWIYGLDGKDTFVVDGEGDHLIKIRIVGGKKNDIYDFKNTKKVKLYDYKSKENTIVNKKSKKWLVDDYELNNYDHKKVKHNFSQILPLLGVNPDDGVKLGVLNNFSYFGLQRNEFTYKHSISAAYYTGNSGYDLSYKGEFSNIFHKWNFGVEGKYTSPNFAQNFFGFGNETSYDKDEVELDFNRVSIKEWNAAVSLIWHGENGGSFYFKPLIESFEVENVEDRFVNILPEEATLFEKQIYVGSEVNYTFKNRNDIAYPTMGLDAGITVGYKTVIDGGNDDSSFGYIKPHIAVNHKLNKSGSLVFATKLGGEAILGDDFELYHAAQLGGGENLRGYRKERFIGDYSVFQSTDLRLEIGDFNSAIIPTKYGVTGGFDYGRVWLKNDTSDKWHNSLGGSFWISGLETFTLNAGYYSSADGGIISVVLGFSF from the coding sequence ATGAGTATTTTAAAAAGTTTTAGAAAAAATATTTTATATTTTTTCCTACTGACGGTTTCCATTGTTTTGGGACAAAAAAACGATAAATCAATCTATCTAATAGCCAATACAGGTACAGCAAATGATACTAATGTATTGGATGAAATTATCAAGGATTCTAAAACATCCGAAAATTCTATATTATTATTGCTTGGAAATTCAGTAAACGACAATGATAGTAGTAAAGATTTTGAACAAAATATTTTATCTCAATTAGATAAGCTGTCTTTGTTCAATGGGGAAGCTTATTTTATGCCTGGAAAAAACGAATGGGTAATTAATGGACACAAAGGTGTTCAATCTATTGAAAACCATATTCAAAAAAATAGTAATTCAAAATTTTATCCGGACGATGGTGAGGCTATAAAACATAAAGATATATCTGAAAATATAGTGCTTATTACCGTCGATACACAGTGGTTTCTGGAAGATTGGGATAAGCATAGTTATATAAATGATGATAGTGAAATTAAAAATAGAACATTATTTTTCTTAGAATTTGAGAATAGAATAAAGAAAGCCTATGGTAAAACAATTCTAGTTGCATTACATCATCCTATTGAAACAAATACAAAACAAGGGCTGTTAAGTAATGTAGGAGGAGTTAGGTCGCACGATTTTCAGAACAAGAAATACAGAAAACTTAGAAACAGATTAAAAACGATTGCTCAGGCTGCTGGTAATATCATTTTTATATCTGGGAAAGATAAAAATTTACAATATATAGATAAAGGCATACCTCAAATTATTAGTGGGGCGGTTGGAAAGACTAAAAATATTAGTAACGTTAGTGAAGGTGATTTTGGTCTTGCAGAAAACGGCTTCGCAAAGTTAGAAATAGGTGATAATGGTGCTGCACAAGTAAAATTTTATACTGTAAAAAAGGGTGTGTCTACTGAAGTTTTTACATCTAAAATTTTAGAAGGAGATGAAGACGATAGTCAAATCAACCATTCTTTTGAAGAAACGTTTCCAAAAACGCAATCGGCTTCAATCTATACAGAGGAAGCTATTGATAAAAGTAGTTTTTACAAAACAGTTTGGGGAGAACACTATAGACCGTTTTACGGAACAAATGTAAATGTACCAGTAGTTTTATTAGATACATTAATGGGCGGACTTTCTCCTATAAAAAGAGGTGGAGGTCAACAATCGAAATCGCTTAGATTAGAAGATAAAAATGGAAAGCAGTTTGTTATGAGGGCCATAAAAAAGAGCACAGCTAAGTTTTTGCAAGCCAATGCTTTTCCTAATACTTTTATAGAAAATTCACTTGATGATACAACTATAGATAAGTTTTTATCAGATTTTTATACTACATCAAATCCTTACGCGGCATTTGCAATTGGTGGATTATCAAGTGCAGTAGGTGTTAATCATACAAATCCGATATTATATTACATTCCTAAGCAAAAAACATTAGGTACGTTTAATGAAGATTTTGGTGATGAGTTATACATGATAGAGGAACATGTTGGAAGTACGCAGGCAGGTTTAGAAAGTTTTGGAAATCCTAAACAAATATTGAGTACAGCTGATGTTTTACAGGAAATTCATAGATCTGGAAAATCTGTTGTTGATGAGCCATCATACATTAAAGCGAGACTTTTTGATATGCTTTTAGGAGATTGGGACAGACATGAAGATCAATGGCGTTGGGCTTATTATGATGATGAGGATGGAACATCACATTGTGAGCCTATTCCTAGAGATAGAGATCAGGCATTTTCAAAATATGATGGAGCTCTAATTTCTTTTCTAACCCGTTCCATTCCGGCGCTTCGTAAAATGCAATCTTATGATGAAGAAATTAGAAGTGTAAAATGGTTAGCATCTTCTCCTTATCATTTAGATTTAATGCTGGTTAATTCTTCTGGTTGGGATGAATGGGAAAAACAAGCACAACACATTCAAGAGCATCTTACAGATGAAGATGTAGAGAAAGCTTTTGAAGCTTTTCCATTAGAAGTAAGAGGTGAAGTTATTGATGATATAAAAGTAAAACTTAAAGGAAGACGGTCTAATTTGGTTAAAATAGCAAAAGCGTATTACGAGTATTTAAATAAATTTAAAGTTATTGTTGGAACTCAAAAAACAGATACATTTTCTATAACACGCCTTCCAAATGGAGATACTGCTATAAAAATAGATCGTAAAGACATGGGGCTTTTAAACAGAACTTTTTCTCATGATATTACCAAAGAAATATGGATTTATGGTCTAGACGGAAAAGATACTTTTGTTGTAGATGGAGAAGGAGATCATCTTATTAAAATTAGAATAGTTGGTGGAAAGAAAAACGATATATACGATTTTAAAAACACCAAAAAAGTAAAACTTTATGATTACAAGAGTAAAGAAAATACCATTGTAAACAAAAAATCTAAAAAGTGGCTCGTTGATGATTATGAATTAAATAATTACGACCATAAAAAAGTAAAACATAATTTTAGTCAAATACTACCTTTATTAGGTGTAAATCCAGATGATGGCGTTAAACTAGGGGTTCTAAATAACTTTTCATACTTCGGGTTACAACGCAACGAGTTCACTTATAAACATAGTATAAGTGCGGCATATTACACAGGGAACTCAGGGTATGATTTATCTTATAAAGGTGAATTTTCAAATATTTTTCATAAATGGAATTTTGGAGTAGAAGGTAAGTACACGAGTCCAAACTTTGCACAGAACTTCTTTGGTTTTGGTAATGAAACAAGCTATGATAAAGATGAGGTAGAACTCGATTTTAATAGAGTAAGTATAAAAGAATGGAATGCTGCAGTGTCATTAATATGGCATGGTGAAAATGGAGGCTCTTTTTATTTTAAACCTTTAATAGAATCTTTTGAAGTTGAAAATGTAGAAGATAGATTTGTTAATATTTTACCTGAAGAAGCAACCCTCTTTGAAAAACAAATTTATGTTGGTAGTGAAGTAAACTATACGTTTAAAAACAGAAATGATATTGCTTATCCTACAATGGGCTTAGATGCAGGAATTACAGTTGGTTATAAAACTGTAATTGATGGAGGAAATGATGATAGTTCTTTTGGTTATATTAAACCACATATCGCTGTTAATCACAAGTTAAATAAAAGTGGTAGCTTAGTATTTGCAACAAAATTAGGAGGAGAAGCTATTCTTGGAGATGATTTTGAATTGTATCATGCAGCACAATTAGGAGGTGGAGAAAACCTTCGTGGGTACAGAAAAGAACGTTTTATAGGTGATTATTCAGTGTTTCAAAGTACCGATTTAAGATTGGAAATAGGTGATTTTAACAGTGCTATTATTCCAACAAAATATGGTGTAACTGGTGGTTTTGATTATGGTCGAGTTTGGTTGAAAAATGACACGTCAGATAAATGGCACAATAGTTTAGGAGGTTCTTTTTGGATTAGCGGCTTGGAAACATTTACACTAAATGCAGGATATTATTCAAGTGCCGATGGAGGAATAATCTCAGTTGTGCTTGGTTTCTCTTTTTAA
- a CDS encoding glutamate synthase-related protein codes for MKKPVVIAQVSTLENKQPEHALVNGLDLVIVKFDDDISVLYGRCLHRGALMSDGHVDGHNLICGVHGWDYRVDSGVSEYNNKEVLHKFSTKIEGDDLFVDAFEIESYLVNSPQPFNRDAYLGAYADTHPEETEPYTGYIKELATNGLKNIGHHGFSASMGVDRDTLPKWNDIQFLPAQLASRPLLDHEDVATKVVIGPNAKKPLELDMPLFVSDMSFGALSREAKIALSKGAQLAGTGICSGEGGMLPEEQASNSKYFYELASAQFGFSWDKLDNVQAFHFKGGQGAKTGTGGHLPGSKVSKEIAEVRGLKEGETAISPAANPNFHTVEDFKVFADKVRARTGGIPIGFKIAASHIEKDIQFALDVGVDYIILDGRGGGTGSAPTILRDHINVPTIPALARARAYMDKVGATGVTLVITGGLRVAEDFSKAMMLGADAIAVSNSALQAIGCLGMRACGSNNCPVGIATQKESLRSRIIIDSSAKQLQNYFEATNDLIRVVARACGYDDVTKFNPDDLSTFDRDIHYLTGINYAGLK; via the coding sequence ATGAAAAAACCAGTAGTAATTGCTCAAGTAAGTACTTTAGAAAATAAGCAACCGGAACACGCCCTAGTAAATGGGTTGGATTTAGTAATCGTGAAATTTGATGATGATATTTCTGTACTCTACGGAAGATGTTTACACAGAGGCGCACTAATGTCCGACGGTCACGTAGATGGTCATAATTTAATTTGTGGTGTTCATGGATGGGATTATCGTGTAGATTCAGGTGTTTCAGAATATAATAATAAAGAAGTACTTCATAAATTTTCAACTAAAATTGAAGGTGATGATTTATTTGTAGATGCATTCGAAATTGAATCTTATTTGGTAAATAGCCCACAACCATTTAATCGTGATGCTTATTTAGGTGCTTATGCAGATACGCATCCGGAAGAAACAGAACCATACACTGGTTATATAAAGGAACTGGCTACAAATGGATTGAAAAATATTGGACATCATGGATTTTCTGCATCTATGGGAGTAGATAGAGATACGCTTCCTAAATGGAACGATATTCAGTTTTTACCAGCACAATTAGCATCAAGACCTTTATTAGATCATGAAGATGTTGCGACTAAAGTTGTTATTGGTCCAAACGCAAAAAAACCGCTAGAACTAGACATGCCACTTTTTGTAAGTGATATGAGTTTTGGAGCATTATCTCGAGAAGCTAAAATAGCATTATCTAAAGGAGCGCAATTAGCAGGAACAGGAATTTGTTCTGGTGAAGGTGGTATGCTGCCAGAAGAACAAGCTAGCAATTCTAAATATTTTTACGAATTAGCTTCGGCGCAGTTTGGGTTCTCTTGGGATAAATTAGATAACGTACAAGCCTTTCACTTTAAAGGTGGGCAAGGTGCAAAAACAGGAACTGGTGGTCACTTACCAGGATCTAAAGTAAGTAAAGAAATTGCAGAGGTTAGAGGTTTAAAAGAAGGGGAAACAGCTATTTCACCTGCTGCTAATCCAAATTTTCATACGGTTGAAGACTTTAAAGTATTTGCAGATAAAGTAAGAGCACGTACAGGAGGAATTCCTATTGGGTTCAAAATTGCTGCAAGTCATATTGAAAAAGATATCCAATTTGCGCTAGATGTTGGTGTAGACTATATTATTCTCGATGGTCGTGGTGGCGGAACAGGTTCTGCTCCAACCATTTTAAGAGATCATATTAATGTGCCAACCATTCCAGCATTAGCAAGAGCAAGAGCTTATATGGATAAAGTAGGAGCAACAGGTGTCACTTTAGTAATTACTGGAGGTTTGCGTGTTGCCGAAGATTTTTCAAAAGCAATGATGCTTGGAGCAGATGCTATAGCAGTATCTAATTCTGCATTACAAGCTATTGGTTGTTTAGGGATGCGCGCTTGCGGATCTAATAACTGTCCGGTTGGTATTGCAACTCAAAAAGAATCTTTGCGTAGTCGAATAATTATAGACTCTTCTGCTAAACAATTACAAAATTACTTTGAAGCAACAAACGATTTAATAAGGGTTGTAGCACGTGCTTGTGGTTACGATGATGTTACTAAGTTTAATCCAGACGACCTTTCAACCTTTGATAGAGATATACATTATTTAACAGGAATTAACTACGCAGGTTTAAAATAA
- a CDS encoding FAD-dependent oxidoreductase translates to MNTIDLYGADWCPDCQRAKAYLKENNVDFNFIDVDLDKDATARVEGINNGKRIIPTILINEKPYTNPDNSVLANVLGINEQGRVILYGADWCPDCQRAKGYLQDNHINFQYIEVDKYDWATQKVEEINNGKRIIPTLFIGDKSYTNPDNSILKDVLNIGKESEKKVYDSIIVGAGAAGLTASIYIQRDRFSSLILEKKNIGGNAFLTQKIENYPGFTEISGPKLMQRMAEQAKVYGASIETGVEVKSISKNGNLFDIDSNMGAYQSKSVVLALGSTYRKLGITNEEDLVGAGIHFCATCDGAFYRDKEVLVIGGGNSALEEGIFLAGFCKKVTIVNRGSEFSASETYIEKLPSIKNIETHLNKESLAFTKDENGNFKGLEVKDKATGETEELTADGAFIFIGLIPNTTSVKGVIDLNKNGFITTTALGETNVAGVFAAGDCREGAIAQVAAATGEGVLASYGVRNHLK, encoded by the coding sequence ATGAATACAATAGATTTATATGGTGCAGATTGGTGCCCAGACTGCCAAAGGGCAAAAGCATATTTAAAAGAGAATAATGTTGATTTTAATTTTATTGATGTCGATTTAGATAAAGATGCAACGGCGAGAGTAGAGGGTATTAACAATGGGAAACGTATTATACCAACCATTCTTATTAACGAAAAACCATATACCAATCCAGATAATAGTGTTTTAGCAAACGTATTAGGGATTAATGAACAAGGACGTGTTATTTTGTATGGTGCAGATTGGTGTCCAGATTGCCAACGTGCAAAAGGATATTTGCAGGACAATCATATCAACTTTCAATATATAGAAGTCGATAAATATGATTGGGCTACTCAAAAAGTAGAAGAAATTAATAACGGAAAACGTATTATTCCTACCTTATTTATTGGTGATAAAAGTTATACCAATCCAGATAATTCGATTCTAAAAGATGTATTAAACATTGGTAAAGAATCAGAAAAAAAGGTTTACGATAGTATTATTGTTGGTGCTGGTGCAGCTGGATTAACGGCTTCTATTTACATTCAACGTGATCGTTTTAGTTCTTTAATTCTTGAAAAAAAGAATATTGGAGGTAATGCCTTTTTAACACAAAAAATTGAAAACTATCCTGGTTTTACAGAGATTTCTGGCCCAAAATTAATGCAACGTATGGCAGAGCAAGCCAAGGTATACGGAGCAAGCATTGAAACTGGTGTTGAGGTAAAAAGCATTTCTAAAAACGGTAACTTATTTGATATAGATTCTAATATGGGCGCATACCAAAGTAAATCTGTGGTATTAGCTTTAGGTTCTACATATCGCAAATTAGGTATTACAAATGAAGAAGATTTAGTAGGTGCAGGTATTCACTTCTGTGCAACCTGTGATGGTGCTTTTTATAGAGATAAAGAAGTGCTTGTAATTGGTGGAGGAAATAGTGCTTTGGAAGAAGGTATATTTTTAGCAGGTTTTTGTAAAAAAGTAACGATTGTAAATCGTGGTTCAGAATTTTCAGCTTCTGAAACTTATATTGAAAAACTACCATCTATAAAAAATATAGAAACTCACCTTAATAAAGAATCCTTAGCATTTACTAAGGATGAAAATGGCAATTTTAAAGGTTTGGAAGTTAAAGATAAAGCAACAGGAGAAACCGAAGAATTAACAGCAGATGGTGCTTTCATTTTTATAGGATTAATTCCAAACACAACTAGTGTAAAAGGTGTTATTGACTTGAACAAAAACGGATTTATTACCACAACAGCTTTAGGAGAAACCAATGTAGCTGGTGTTTTTGCTGCTGGAGATTGTCGCGAAGGTGCAATTGCACAAGTAGCAGCCGCTACAGGCGAAGGTGTATTGGCAAGTTATGGTGTGCGTAATCACTTAAAATAG
- a CDS encoding thiamine pyrophosphate-dependent enzyme has translation MKKTTKWYSVLKDKKTLPEGRVQTVTAGHQGVCLTHYDGKFSALDNKCPHQGGPLGEGSIENGMLRCPWHGWDFDPCSGLPPGGFDDGVKTFEVKEEGDEIFVGVLEEEEHQDTISDVMMQTMVNWGVDTGFGMVGHSNLAVADAMMRLEQQDKFQFFGIRHEGAAAFAASAYGKLTGKPAVCFGIAGPGSTNMFTGMWDAKVDRSPMLVLSGQVNTQVLGTGAFQEVDLVGAFQTVANFNHSVQQNSKHSELMSLAIKSALLNRDVSHITFPDEVAFMPKPEGEEAQTPEDRITPMNISPPRQMVAKAVGMLENAKMPAIIVGHGARFHMEAITAFAEKLNCPVITTFKGKGLIADNHSLGCGVLGRSGTPIASWFMNESDLLLVFGASFSNHTGITPKKPIIQVDYDPAALSKFHKVDAALWGEISETLALIEEQTQGKLNTIDRRPEIAERWAIWQEEKASRLKDESKVGLSSIAVFEAMNKVVPENAVIAVDVGNNTYSFGRYFEPKNQSVLMSGYLGSIGFSLPAAMGAWAAQGKERPIWSVSGDGGFGQYLGEMMTLVKYNMNIKHVLLNNSEIGKISKEQKAAELDVWKTSLHNANFAKYAENCGALGIRVTKKEELLPALEKLRDHKGPALLEIITDATLI, from the coding sequence ATGAAAAAAACAACAAAATGGTATAGTGTACTAAAAGATAAGAAAACTTTGCCTGAAGGACGTGTACAAACGGTAACAGCAGGTCATCAAGGTGTATGTTTAACACATTACGATGGTAAGTTTTCTGCATTAGATAATAAATGTCCGCATCAAGGTGGTCCATTAGGAGAAGGTTCTATTGAAAACGGGATGCTGCGTTGCCCTTGGCACGGTTGGGATTTCGATCCATGTTCTGGTTTACCACCAGGAGGTTTTGATGATGGCGTTAAAACCTTTGAAGTAAAAGAAGAAGGTGACGAAATTTTTGTTGGTGTTTTGGAAGAAGAAGAACATCAAGATACCATTTCGGATGTGATGATGCAGACCATGGTAAATTGGGGAGTTGATACAGGTTTTGGTATGGTTGGCCATTCTAACTTAGCAGTTGCCGATGCTATGATGCGATTAGAGCAACAAGATAAATTTCAGTTTTTTGGTATTCGTCACGAAGGTGCAGCCGCTTTTGCAGCTTCAGCTTATGGAAAATTAACTGGGAAACCTGCAGTTTGTTTTGGTATTGCAGGACCAGGTTCTACCAATATGTTTACTGGAATGTGGGATGCAAAAGTAGACCGATCACCAATGTTAGTGCTCTCTGGTCAAGTAAATACACAAGTATTAGGCACAGGTGCCTTTCAAGAAGTAGATTTAGTTGGTGCGTTTCAAACCGTAGCCAATTTTAACCATAGCGTACAACAAAACTCAAAGCATAGCGAGTTAATGAGTTTAGCCATAAAAAGTGCTTTATTAAACAGAGATGTGTCTCATATAACATTTCCAGATGAAGTCGCATTTATGCCAAAACCAGAAGGAGAAGAAGCGCAAACACCAGAAGATAGAATAACACCTATGAATATTTCGCCGCCAAGGCAAATGGTTGCAAAAGCCGTAGGCATGTTAGAAAATGCTAAAATGCCAGCAATTATTGTTGGTCACGGTGCTCGTTTTCACATGGAAGCTATTACCGCTTTCGCGGAAAAGTTAAACTGCCCAGTAATTACGACATTTAAAGGAAAAGGATTAATAGCAGATAATCATTCATTAGGCTGTGGTGTACTAGGAAGAAGTGGTACACCAATAGCCTCTTGGTTTATGAACGAAAGTGATTTACTGCTAGTCTTTGGAGCTTCGTTCTCTAATCATACAGGTATTACACCCAAAAAACCAATTATTCAGGTGGATTACGATCCTGCAGCTTTAAGTAAGTTTCATAAAGTAGATGCAGCACTTTGGGGAGAAATTTCCGAAACTTTAGCATTAATTGAAGAACAAACGCAAGGAAAACTGAATACAATCGACAGACGTCCAGAGATTGCAGAACGTTGGGCGATTTGGCAAGAAGAAAAAGCAAGTCGATTAAAAGACGAAAGTAAAGTTGGATTAAGTTCTATTGCTGTTTTCGAAGCAATGAATAAAGTAGTACCAGAGAATGCAGTAATTGCTGTAGATGTAGGGAATAATACGTATTCTTTTGGGCGCTATTTTGAGCCTAAAAATCAGTCGGTTTTAATGTCTGGTTATTTAGGATCTATAGGTTTTTCATTACCAGCAGCAATGGGAGCTTGGGCAGCACAAGGAAAAGAGAGACCCATTTGGTCGGTTTCTGGTGATGGTGGTTTCGGGCAGTATTTAGGAGAAATGATGACTTTGGTGAAGTACAATATGAACATCAAGCACGTATTGCTTAACAACTCAGAAATTGGAAAAATTTCAAAAGAACAGAAAGCAGCAGAATTAGACGTTTGGAAAACATCTTTGCACAATGCAAACTTTGCTAAATATGCAGAAAATTGTGGCGCATTAGGCATAAGAGTCACCAAAAAAGAAGAACTATTACCAGCTTTAGAAAAGCTAAGAGATCATAAAGGTCCTGCATTATTAGAAATAATTACTGATGCAACTTTAATATAA
- a CDS encoding YHS domain-containing (seleno)protein, translating to MKQNLKDGTAAQGYDVVSFFNGSPKKGNAAYTSTYNNAKYLFASLEDKEKFEKAPESYTPEYGGFCAIAMSEDKQLDPNPKSWEVRDGKLYFFTRMFFGIIDAKRQWVKKPKELRDLADTAWAKMNA from the coding sequence ATGAAACAAAATTTAAAAGACGGAACAGCAGCACAAGGATATGATGTGGTATCATTCTTTAACGGAAGCCCTAAAAAAGGAAACGCAGCTTATACTTCAACTTATAACAATGCAAAGTACCTATTTGCGTCATTAGAGGATAAAGAAAAATTTGAAAAAGCACCAGAATCGTATACACCAGAATACGGTGGGTTTTGTGCTATTGCAATGTCTGAAGATAAACAGCTAGATCCTAATCCTAAAAGTTGGGAAGTTAGAGATGGAAAGTTATATTTTTTCACTAGAATGTTTTTCGGAATCATCGATGCTAAAAGACAATGGGTTAAAAAGCCAAAAGAATTAAGAGATTTAGCAGATACTGCTTGGGCTAAAATGAATGCTTAA